GCATGcatttaattgaaagataaaatgaatgggttgACGACGTGCTTGGGACGTTGCCCTTTAATGACCCGAGGCATTCGGTAGGGTTGTGGCATGCTCGGGGATATGAGCGTGACAGTTGTTGTTCACGAAGCATTTGCAATATCGTTCTTAAATGTTCTTTATGCTTCTTCTCCCCCTTAGAGTacatcaaaatatcatcaatgaaaataatGACGAATTGATCCAAGTACAGCTTGAACACATGATTCATAAGGTCCATGAATGCCGCAGGTGcatttgtcaattcaaatgGCATCACTAGGAATTCATAGTGTCTGTAATGGGTCCTAAAGGCAGTTTTAGGGATATACTCTTTCTTAATTCTCAACTGATGGTACCCTAACCATAAATCGATTTTTGAAAACACGAAGCACCACATGAATCGATCAAACAAATGATCAATCCTTGGTAACaagtacttgttcttgataGTTACCTTATTCAACTGTCCGTAATCTATATAGAGCCTTAAggatccatctttcttctttacaaaCAATATTGGCGCTCTCCATGACGATGTCTTCACTGAATGAATCCTCTATCCAATAGTTCTTGGAGTTGCATTTTTAATTCCTTTAGTTCCATCAAGGCCATCCGATATGGGACTCTTGATATAGGCTCCGTTCCAAGAattaactcaatcacaaactcaatctctctctctggagATAATCCTGAAAATTCTTCAGGGAAAACATCCAGAAACTCCTGAACCATTGGAGCCTCCTCCAAATTCATTTCCTTCTTAATCTTATCCTGAACTACCGCCAGATATCCCTTGCAGCCCTCATCAAGCAATCGCCAAGCTTCCATGGCTGATATAAGGGTCCCAAATGTACTCACCCTATTTCCGATGAATTCGAAACTAGGACTATCTGATGGATTAATCTGAACTACTTTCCTATAGCAATCCACCTTAGCTCGTTGTCGGTGAAACCAATCCAACCCAATTATCAAGTCAAATCGTGCATCACCAAGACTATTAATCTATTACCACACTCCGGTCTTTAACAGTCATTTCACAATTCCTACATCCTAGGGTCAATAACATGCTATCCTTAAGCGGAGTAGTTATTACCAAAGGTTCGTCAAGCAATTCAGTATTCAAATCATGCAACTTCACATATTGCACAAAGATAAATGAATGGTTAGCTCCAGTATCAAAGAAGGCATACGCCTTGTGACCATGGATAGAGAGCGTACTTGATATAACTGTTTTGGAAGCCGCGGCTTCCTCTTGTGTTACTACATACACTCGTCTTTGAGCTGAAGATCTTTGAGCATTTCTAGCTTGACGTGCTCTACCTACTCGTCCGGATCCACTTGCTCTATTATTTCCCCCAGTTGAGGCATGTTACGACTGTTATAGCATCCTTGCTTGAGGTGGTTGCCCTTCCAGGGGACAATCCCTCCTTAAGTGTCCATATTTGCCGCATTTGAAGCATTGCCTATTGATCATGCATGGCCCATTCCTGTGGAATTCTCCACATCAAGTACAAGAGTTATTTATCCGAGTTTGCATCGGCCTCAGTCCTTTTCCGCTACTACTTCCCGCTTGACTAAATCGTCCGAAATTAGGTCTCTTGTTTGCATTAGATCTTGATCCTCCAAACTAATTTGGCCGCTTATCGCCCCTAAAATTCCCTTGAGGAATCGGTAACCTTGACCTCACTTGGCTCACTACCTCCATCTCTTCCCTTCGAAGCTCCTCTTCTACCAATAGAGCCCGACTATATAGTTCATTATACTCTCTAATGTTAAAAGGCACCGATTATCTCCGTATCTTCGTCTTAAGACCATTATGAAACCTTTTTGCCCTATCTATAGTGTTTTTCAACTAAACAAGGGGCATACCTGGACAATTCAAAAAATCTTGCCTCATATTGGCATACAATTGTATTGCTTTGCGTCAATCGCATGAACTCAGCCATTTTCTTATCTTTGACGCTATCCGAGGGGTATTGATTGTTATAAGCTTCTACGAAGTGATGCCAAGCTACTTTCATACCTTCGGGAAACACCATCCTCTTGATAGCCCTCCACTAATACTTGGCATTTTCAGCAAGTTGATGTTCCATTAGGATTAATCGATCTGCATCAGTACAATTTAGAAGGCCGAATAATTCTGCCATTTCATCTACCTGACTCTCGGCATCTTCTTGAGTTCCCAATCTAGTAAACTTAGGTGGCTTCAACTTTAGAAAATGGTCGACTAATCCTTGTATACGATGTTCTCCAATCGTATCTTATACTGCCGCTTGCCGTTGAGCTTGCCGTTCCAACAGAGCTCCCACATTTGCTAGTGCTTCCAAAATTCCATCAATCCTTGGATTTGTGGGATTTGTTCCTGAGGAAGACGTGCCTGCCCTTGGCATCTTGCGATTCCTCTGCACATGGACCATCCTCTGTTATTTCCTTTCCTCATTATCCTTTATCCAACACCTCACAATCACATGTAGTAACAAACCAAGAAATAAGTAACATACCATCTACTTTAGCACGTCACTCACATCCTATGAGTAGCTAAAATACTATTAATGGCCTGTTATAAACGAGCTACTCATCCCGTTCATCCAAACCAAGCAAACACTTACATTAAAAGTTTTTAACATATTGCGTACCCTAACTCCTCCAATCTAgcacaccttatcactccaaataACTAatgctctaataccaacttAGGTTTGTAGCACCCCACTCCAGGTACTACCAGCAGAGCCGTGACACCAAGGCCATTACATCTAGCAATTCTCATTAGTCATgccattattttcatgcatCGGAATATGTTAATCACAATTACGTGAAATTAGCAAGCTCATAATCACAAAATGAACAAAACATCAGGCCAAATAcgatatatgtacatatacaagATTAGTTGATTACATTAGCTAGTTAGATTGCTATTTATATGGAGGTGATAACCTGGGTTCACTTATGGCCAACTATGTACACATACACCTCTCCTACTAGATCACGAACCAACATGCCATAATTCCACTCCAATCTTGCAATCTTCCAAAAATTAGCACTCGTTCACCTGAACCCCTCTTAAGCCGCCGCTGCGACCGACCCACCTCTAGCTGCTCCGCCATTTGCCTTGTCATCATCACTATCATCCCTATTGAAAAGATCATGGGGAATCGGACACTCTTGTTGCCCGTCGATTGCCAGAAAGATCGATACAAATTGATAGACCATCGGGGCCATACCAATCCCAACATCAACAGTGAGTGTAGCGATCGCATGGGTAAAGGTGATCCCATGCTAGTTAGTGATGTCAAAATCTTGGGTCTCAATCTCAAGTGTGATGGGGAGACTATAGCAGAAGCCTGAGGGAATCGGGATGGATCCCATACCTGTTAATCTAAAACAACATATACCACAAATGTGAGCAATCCCAACGAGTAAAATTTAATCACTCTAACGCTCTCTCGATTCATAATACTACTCGAATCCATACAAGTATAGTATTCGGTTCCTAGACTAAGATTGGCATACCCGAATTCACATATACACACGTATGTCATATGCGTACGCAACATGTTCAATGAATGATTGCCCTCCCTATCTCACCACTTATTGCCACTATTCCCGAATCAATTTCGATTCGTAATACCATTATTTTTACCCTGCTTGATCGCCGACCTTCATAACAACTCCTCGCCATGAAATCCTCCCTCCGATGCTTCGCGTTATTTCATGTGGTCTACCTAGAGCCACTTACCAAGGCATCCCGTCTCCCTCGGGGTACATTGAGCTCATATTTGCAGCCCTCGATATATCCCAACTTCAATTACCAAATGGCATGAAATATGTGTACAAACATCGCAGTGCGATCTAATCAAAACACACGAAAGTATCACCACGCAATCGTGTGCattcattttatttactttttgatATCCATAGCCCAACCATCGTACACCTATTAATCAAAGCCACTTTTATTTCCACATGCAATTTGAATTCTTGGCCACCACATTCTATCGACACCGATCCCAAAATTTTTGCTCAATGAAACTACATGGAACCGAATAGGATAAACAATAATCACATATTGCTCTACCAAGCCTTAAGATCCTTGACCACACACCTTAACCACCAATTCCCTCGATACTTTATTATACCAATAGTCCTTCACAACCGATTACAATTATCAGATTTGGACAACAACCATGTTCACAATAACTAAAGTGTACGGTTCCTTGGTGACTCTAGCCCACGACTCTTAGTTCAATCTACAAAACAACGCTATTTGAGGACAATTTATCTCAACTATCAATGATTAGAGAGCTAAGAAATCACTAGAAATAAATGATATTTAAAGTGTATGATCTATCAGACTACTACCACACTCGTGACGAGTCATTAGCGACATTGTAGCACGATCCTAAGCTCAATCCATAGCTAATGGCACCTAATTAGATTCATTTCCAGCCTTGAATCACTCATTCATGGCCTACCAAGCTAGAAATCCATCGAAGTAGAGACACTCTCGAGCTATATTACCTCCGGCCGTACATTTTATTTTCCATAGGGTTTCACCAAATTTCCTCACCTCCACTCAACCTCCGCCCAATCCTTACGTAGCGTGGCTATTCACTAAGCAAAATGACGTACCATCGACAACTACCATCATCTAACCGATCGGCCGAGTAGATTTTCGACTGCCTAAGTTCGAAACTTCTCTTTATTTCTTGCTAATTCACGCTACCGAGCTATGGCCAAATGTGTCATGAAACAAGAGAGGGTAAGAGAGAGGAAATTCAACTCGCCTCGAGGTCGACAATGAAGTGGTGCGATAGCTTGATTCTTGGTGAGGACGAGCGATCGGCTGGTGGCTTACGGCGACATCGAGAGAGCAACCGAGAGCTAGACAAGAGTTTCTTCGCAAAATTGCTCTCCCAAAATAAAGTTTGCGAGCTCTATTGTGGGTGGCCGGGCGGAATTCACAATGCTATGGAGAAATCATGCATTTTTCATTCCCCATGTTCACCATCATGAGCTTCTTGGAAAAATTAGAAGTAACTTGCTAAATGGCAAGTCCTTCGCGGCCATTACACACACCCACATGGCACCTCGCCTTTCCAATTCAAGTTTGTGCACACTTGACCCCCAATTCTGCCGCCCTCTCTtagcaaattttgattttcacttAGCTTTAGTCATATTCCGCATATATGGCCGTCTCCATAAATTTCGGGTTCAATGTGAATGTTACCCTAAGTTAAATTCCAAGAAAGTGGCGTTTTCTTATTGTCGAATAACTTAACGCGTCTCCTTACGCGCTTGTGGGCCTTTTGATCCGCAATCTCAAACTTAGGATAGGTGAAATTCCTAGTATAGAATTCGCAATACTTTGATCGTCCAGTCGTATATGACATCGCACAAATTTCTAGGTTGATTGCGCCCTATATAACTTATTTCGAATACCTCTCGCAATATATCCAAAATGACCTTCATATGGGACAAGAAACTTTCAATCCCACTATATAAGGTCTCAAGGTCACTTTCTGATATTGTATTCCAAAAAAAGGACTTTCATTGATAAGGGCATTTCTGTCTCAAATTACAATCCCCTTTGATAGTAATTGAGCATTACAGTCAAAAAGGACACTAATTTAAAGAGCTGGTTTCTAGGATGCTACAACACGTGCTAGACTCGACCAATAAAGGAGATGAGTATGATTATCCCTATTTACTCATCGCATGAGTCCTTGAGGGAACTTATGAATTGATTACCTCATTTTGTACCCTATGTTACTTTTGACTATATTCTCAAAGTGACAGATCAATGTTGCTGCTTTAGCATGTTATCGACGGTCACGAAATTAATATGGCTTTATGGGACGTGTCTAGGAAAGCAGCTTGTTCGAAAAGGAGAGTGACACAATTGCGAAGGAAGACTATTGTTGTTTTACATCTACACATGTATTTACTGGTCGACCAATTATATCGTTTTTTGTGAGTGCATATATAATTGTAAACACATAGTGGGTAAAGAATAGTCAAGTATAGTCTTTAAGGGATAGGTATACTTGGACTGATGTAACAAAATATGTCCGGGGTACTGTGAgacattgtttttcttttttggggttgtaGCTATTATGTATTCCTAACAAGTGCATAATTGAGCTCCCAAGTGCAGATGTACTCACCGGTCACACGACGTGTTTGCAAGTATAAAGTGATTATAAAGTAGATGATATTAATTGCCTTATATTCTTGATAGTATCAAGGTCATCATGTTcgagtgggagatgttataTTTACGTACATGATGTAGTATGTCTATGAAGAGGTGCCTTTCGAACGGCTACCTTGTTATCTATAAAAGATGTAGATAATATCCAAAGGGGTACAATGGTgatattgaaatttgaataatGTCAGAAAGGAACGTACGTTACttcccctcctctctttctctctcataaACACAAAAAAGGCATACATCTTTACCTTCAAAATCGTTCGCATTTACGTTGTGAAATAATAATACTTTACGCTGTGAAATAATAATACTTTACGCTTGTGATTGTATACGAACTGTCGTGGGTTTGAAGATTCATGGAGGATGCATTAGTAATTCAACGCACATTCCTGGACGATTTCGCAATCGAACATCGATAGAAGTTAGTAGAATTTTTCGATGTTAAATTCCAACAAGGATAATTGAAGATATGGCTGAGAAATGGTCGGGTTCAATTCAGGAACCGGCCTAGCCGGTTCAATTCAGGAATCGGCCTAGCTATGTCATTTTAGGGCCGGCTCTAGGGAGTAGTAGGTAGGTTCATGGTTCTAGGGAAAACTAGGTTCGATTTCGAAGGTCGAATTAACCATACTACCCAAAAATTGGCCCGACGTTGGCTCCAAGGTAGAACCTTTTTCAACTGGTCAAGACTATTTGCTAGACTATTTGCTAGGAAAATCTCAGCTCTATTTACAATTGTaaactcaaagaaaaaaaaaagaccaaaacaATCCAATCAGTCCTCTAGTTTTCGCCTAGGATCGTGCCCCGTAGTGCCCCTCCCCCGACGAAGCGAATTTTCCACATGAAAGCGGACTGTTTGTCCGTGCCCCGTAGTGCCCCGCCCcatctcgtttattttttttttaagagaacaTATGTTAGTATATATTAGTTACAAATAATATATTAAATTCAGATTATTATATTTTGCACCATTTATGACGTATATTTGTATACATGTACTAAGAAATTAATACAAATAAGCACCGTTGCGCTAATTAGATTGTGATTCTTCCAATTGTTAGTTATAGAATAAGTTCAAATTAGCACAATTCATAATGGTCATGAAAATTCTAGTTAGTTATATATGTTGAATACATAGCTAATTTATTCAAATTAACATAGCTCAAGAATCAGAAATACCTCAATAGATAATCAAATGGAATCCGAGAGACCATGTTTTTCCACACGCCAAATGTTGCATACAATAACCAACTAAAGAGGGCAGAATTCCACAGCAAATTGCACTGGCTCTTCCCTAGCACACTAGAGCAATCGCGGTCACTACCACAGATGAGACTCCGATCATCACATGGCTCATGCCGAAAGCACCGGCGGCCCCGTTGGCTTTAGGCGGCGGTGGAGCGGTTGTTCCGGTAGGGGTGGAGGGTGGAGACCCAGTCGGCGTGCCCGTGGAGGGAGGCGACAATGGGGAGCTAGGGGTGGTGCTCGATGAGCCAACGGTGATCGCCAGTCTCATGCCCCCGGAGCAGTGGCCAAGCGTGGGACAAATGAAATACATCGGGCCAGCTGAGCTAAGGGTGATGGTGCTGCTCCCGCCGGTGAAGGACTTCAGGGCGCTGCCGACGTTGCAGTTGTCGTAGTCGTCTTTGCTCACTTGATCGACCGAGTGGGTCAAGGCATACGAGAACACTAGTTGGATgtatcaaaaaatagaaaaggaaaaagtcaaCGAATTTGgataatgatattttttttttgggtccaaatttGGATTATGATTAAAAGG
The sequence above is drawn from the Rhodamnia argentea isolate NSW1041297 chromosome 9, ASM2092103v1, whole genome shotgun sequence genome and encodes:
- the LOC115727702 gene encoding uclacyanin-3, whose translation is MATASLTAPALLILLLAIPAEVHGATHTVGDSSGWTQSYDYGTWAASQTFNVGDTLVFSYALTHSVDQVSKDDYDNCNVGSALKSFTGGSSTITLSSAGPMYFICPTLGHCSGGMRLAITVGSSSTTPSSPLSPPSTGTPTGSPPSTPTGTTAPPPPKANGAAGAFGMSHVMIGVSSVVVTAIALVC